The genomic region GCGACGCTGTCCAGCGTCCCCTGCCGGAACTCTTTCTGGAAAGCGGACGGCGCAACTGGCGGCGGTTCGCCATGGCAGATTCCTCCGGGCGCCGATTGAATTTTGGCCGGGCTCTGACGGGCGCGCTGCTTTTTCGCAGCCTGATTCGGCGCTGCTGCGCCCGCGAACAGAACATCGGCGTGCTACTGCCGCCTTCGGTCCCGGCGGCGCTCCTGAACCTGGGCATCAGCCTTTCCGGCAAAGTTCCCGTGAATCTAAATTACACGGCCTCGAAGGAAGCCTTCGACGGAGCGATTGAGCGCGCCGGAATTCAAACGATCTTCACCTCGCAGAAGCTTCTTGAGCGCCTGGGCATTGAAAAGCTTCCCGGCATGGCCATGATCGAAGACGCCGCGAAAGGATTTTCCGGCTGGCAAAGATTGGCCTGGCTCGCCGCGGCGCGCCTGCTGCCCCTGCCGCTGCTGCGCCGCTGGCTGCTTCCGCGCGAGATGAAACTCGATTCACTCGCCACCATCATTTTCTCCAGCGGCTCGACGGGCGAGCCGAAGGGCGTGATGCTTTCCCATCGGAATATCGTTTCCAACATCGAAGGCATCGAGCAGGCCGTCAAATCAGACCGGAACGATTGCCTGCTCGGCATTCTTCCTTTCTTCCATTCCTTCGGATTCACCGGGGGCCTGTGGTTTCCGCTGCTCGCGGGTTTCGGCGTGGTTTATCATTCAAACCCGCTCGAAGCGCGCAAAATCGGCGGGCTTTGCCGAAAATATCGCGTAACGATCATGATGACCACGCCAACCTTCGCATGGTCTTACGTCAATAAGTGCGCGCCGGAAGATTTTGCCGCGTTGCGGCTTGCCATCGTTGGCGCGGAGAAAATGAAGCCCGAACTGGCCGCCGCCTTCAGGGAGAAATTCGGCGTGGATCTTTATGAGGGATACGGCGCCACGGAACTCTCTCCAGTGGTTGCGGTCGGGGTGCCGGGCTATTTCCAGCAGGACGAAAAGCAGCCTGGGTCGAAGCCCGGCTCGGTCGGCCATCCCATCCCCGGGGTAGCCGTCCGCGTGGTGAATCCGGAAACTTTTGAGGAACTCGGCCCCAACCAGGAGGGCCTGCTGCTGGTCAAGAGCGCGGGCGTCATGGCCGGATATCTGGGCGATCCGCAAAAAACCCGCGAAGTTGTGCGCGACGGATGGTACGCAACCGGCGATATCGCCGGTCTTGACGAGGACGGATTCATCAGAATCACCGGCCGGCTGTCGCGGTTTTCCAAGATCGGCGGCGAGATGATCCCGCACATCCAGGTGGAAGATGCGCTGCAGCGCGCGCTCGGTGCTGTCGAGGCGAAACTTGTGGTCACGTCCTTGCCGGACGAAAAGAAAGGCGAAAAGCTCGTGGTGCTCTACACGCCACTCGAAATCGGCATCGACGTATTGCTCAGCCGCCTGCGCGAGCAGGGTCTGCCGCCGCTCTGGACTCCGCGCAAGGAGAATTTCTATCCAATTGATGCCTTGCCGACTCTTGGCACAGGCAAGCTGGATTTGAAGCGAATCAAAGAGACAGCCGCACGGCTTGCCGCGAGCGAAAGCCGGCTTGCCGAAGCTGACACAAATGCTCAGAGCTTGAATGAATGAAATGAGGGGAAGCCATGGTTTTCGTGTTTTTTCTCCTGGTGATGGTTCTCTTTTTGTTGTTTATTCTTTGGCAGCGCCTGGACCGCAGCGCCAAAGCATGGAAAAGTCTTGCCGACCGGGTTTATGCCCTCGAGCAGGGAGCGCGCAAGCTTGAGTTGTTTTCTTCGCGTCTCAATGCGCCCGAGCAGCGCATCCACACAGATCTACCGGCCGGCCCCGCAGCGGTCAGCGCGCCTCAAGTATCGCAGCCTGAAACGATAGGAATACAATCGCCACTGGGTTCCTCGGCGCCCTTCCCGGCGCCACACGCTAAGAGCGAAGTCCCCCCATTGGGCGAGCCTGCCGCTCCGGGCGTTGCAGGTGCGGCTCCATATGGCAACCGGATACTCCAGCAAGCGCAGACCTCAAACGTGGGAAGCGATTCACCCGGGACCGCCCGGCCTCGAGGGGCATCGGTTGCGCCAGCCCTGGTTGTCTCACAACCGCCCCGGTCCCGCGTCCGGGAGTGGCTCAAGAAGGCCATCAATTATGAGGAAATGATCGGCGGGAACCTGTTCACTAAACTGGGCATTATTTTCCTGGTTCTCGGCCTCAGCCTGTTTGTTGCAACCCAGTGGCGCCACTTAGGGCCAGGGCTGCGGATTCTGATTGGATATCTTGCCAGCGGGCTCATGCTCGCGGCCGGGATGATCTTCGAACGCCGCGAAAAATGGCGCATCTTCGCGCGGGCCGGAATTGGAGGCGGCTGGGCGCTCCTGTACTTTGTAACCTACGCCATGCACCACGTTGTTGCGCCGCCCTTGATCTCCTCTGAGGCGATCGACCTGGTCCTGATGATCATGGTTGCAGCCGGCATGATATCGCATACGCTGAAGTACCGGTCTCAGGTGGTTACGGGTCTCGCTCTTCTGCTTGCTTTCACGACGGTCACCATCAGCCAGGTCAGCATTTACAGCCTCGTGGCCGGAGCGCTGCTGGCTATCGTCCTGGTGATCATCGTATGGCAGCTCGGGTGGTATGAACTGGAAATTTTCGGCATCGTTGCAGCTTTTCTGAACCATTACCTCTGGCTGCGCCCGATCATCGCGCGCGTGGGCGCGCATCACGTTTTTCCCGAATATACCGCCAGTTGCGCGCTGCTGATTTTTTACTGGGCTATTTTCAACGCTTCCTATATTGCCCGGCGAATCCGGGAGAGGCGTGAAGAAACCGTCTCCACGGTGGCTCTGCTGCTGAATATTGGCCTTTTCCTGGGCGTGATGGGTTATCAGTCAGTTGACCCGCCGCGCACCTTCCTGTTCTTCCTGTCAATCGGCGCGGCGGAATTGGCTCTGGGCCAGTTGAAGATCACGCGGCGCAGGCGCACCGCAACCGCTCTCCTCACGAGCGCCGGAGCCATTCTGCTGGTCGCGGCCTTCCCCAGTAAATTTTCCGGGCCACACCTCTCCGTGCTATGGCTGGCTGAAGCAGAGGCTTTCGTTCTGGCCGGCATTTTTGCGCGGGAAATCATATTTCGATGGCTTGGCCTGTTTGCGCTGGTGCTGACTGCCGTCCAAATGCTGATCGGCGAAGCGGCAAATGTCGCAGCTTCGCGCTGGGGCGATGGTCCTTTCCGGGCCGAGCCACGCCTGGCCGTGCTCTTTGGCTTCGCAGCAGTGATACTGTATGCCAATGCCCACTGGCTGACGCGGCGGTGGGGTGCGCTCATCCATGATGAACTTGAAGACTGGTTTTTTCACAGCCTTTCCTATCCAGCGGGCGTTCTGGCGCTCGCAACGATCTGGCTCGCGAGCCCGCGCGCATGGGTGTCGCCCTTGTGGGCGTTGCTGGCGCTGATCTTGCTTCTGGCAAGCCGGCGCTGGTCGATCTCTGAATTGCGGACCCAGGCGCACTCGATCGCTGCGATCGCATACATCCACGCCCTGTTCGTAAATTTACCTGTGGCGGCGCCGCACGATCACTGGTTACGGGCCGTCAGTGTGGCCTCGACCGCAGCGTTCCTTTATGCAGGATCGCGGTGGGCCGCGACGACGGAAGGCGCGCGAGGGCTTCCCTCGGTCTATCGGGCGGCGGCGTCTTCCCTTGTTGCTTTTCTGGCCTGGTATGAGCTGCGGCCGGAATACGTCGGACCGGCGTGGATCGGGTTTGCGCTCCTCCTGATGTTTCTGGGCAGGAGAGAGTCGCGTCGGGACCTTCAGGCGCAAGCGCATATTCTTTCCGCCGCGGGTCTCATGGGTCTGCTGACCGTCAATCTTGGTTTGGGCAGCTTCGGCCATTTCAACCCAGTGCAATTGCTGACCGTGGGAACGTCTGCCCTTGCGCTCTATCTTGGCTGCCGATGGGTTGAAAGCGCCGGCTCCACACGCTTTTTACGCCTTCCGGAAGCGTATTCGTGGTCAGCGTCAATCCTGCTTGCGCTGCTCGCGTGGCGGCAGCTTGAAGCGGTTGCAGTGGCCGTAGCGTGGACGGTACTTGGCTTGTTGCTGTTTGAAATCGGGTTTGCACGGCTGTCCATCCCCCTGCGCTCACAGGGATACGCTCTTTTTACGGCCGCCTTTGTCCGGATGTTGTTTTCCAATCTGAACGCTGCGGGAGCTTCCGGTAAACTGAGCCCGCGTTTGTACACGATGGTTCCCGTCGCGCTCGCTTATTTCTATGTCCACCGTCGCCTGAGCGACGGGCCGGAAGACCATTTGTGGCGCGGGCGGCTCAAGGCTTATGAATACCTTTGCTATCTGGGCGTCGCCACCGTTGCGATACTCGTGCGATTTGAGCTCCCTGAAGCCTGGGTAGCCGCTGCCTGGGCCGCCCTCGCCGCCGGCCTGCTCTGGATTGCCTGCATCACCGACAAGAAGCTCTTTCTTACTCAGGGATTGCTGATGGGCCTGGCGGCGGGTTACCGGGCGGTCCTATTCAATCTCTACCAGCACAGCTATTTCGGCGTAAGCGCGTGGCAAAGCCGGCCGTTGTCTGTGAGCGCCGCGGCGGCCCTGCTGCTGCTTGCGCTTATCTTTGCCTTCCGGCTTCGATCCGGAAAAGAAGCAGACTTGCGGGCAACGCGGACGTGGACCGGCCGCGTCTTCAGCTTTCTCTACAGGCGCCCGGAACAATTTTTCTTCCTCGCGCCCGTTGCCCTGATCGCGATGGTTCTAAGTCTGGACCTGCCCAGCCACCTGGTCACGTTCGCGTGGGGGCTGGAGGCGGTGGCGATAATTGTCTTCGCCCTTGCAGCGGGGGAGAGGAGCTACCGCCTGACAGGGCTGGCGCTGCTGCTGCTTTGCATCGGTAAAGTTGTGTTTGTGGACCTACCCCGCCTCTGGGGAACTTCCTACTTCTATTTGACGCTGATCGGTCTGGGAAGTTCACTCGTGCTCGTTTCCTATCTTTACACCCGCTACCGAGAAAAATTCAGGCGATATTTATGAAACGATGGATTGCGCTTTGCCTTATCATCCTCCTTGCCGCCGGAGCAGTAGTATTGAGCCAGAAGCAGAAGGGGGATGCTCCAGTGACCCCTGCGGGGCTGCTCCGCTGGGTGGCGGACGCAGAACGTGAATTCACGCGAGTTCCTGCTTCAGTCGTGCGCCTTACTGACGAACGCGAAATACAAATTGGCGATCGACTCGCCGCCGAGTACTCCGCCCGCTTTGGCCCCAAGGGTCCCGGTGACACGATCATGGCCGCTGACGTTCAGAAAGTGGGGTTGCGCCTGTCAGCCTACGCCCATCGAAAACTGCCCTACCGGTTTCACTACGTTTCCGATAACGATTTCATTAACTCATTTGCGCTGCCGGGCGGACACGTTTTCATCGGCAGGGGATTGATGCTGCTCATGGACAGCGAAGACGAACTTGCTGCCGTGCTGGGCCACGAAATCGAGCATATTGACCATTACCACTGTGCCGAACGGGCCCAGACCCAGGAGGCGTTGGGGAAAATTCCACTTGGTGGACTGATTGGAATTCCGATCGAGGTATTTGAAGCGGGCTATTCCAAGGACCAGGAGCTTGAGGCCGACCGCGAAGGCACACGCCTTGCCGTTCGGGCAGGGTACTCGCCGCTCGGCGCGATCCGCATGTTCGAGACGTTTGATGGCCTGGAACACGCGCCAGCGGGCCGTCCGCAATCGCCGCAGCAGGAGCTTTCCCGCGTGGCCGAACAAACGCTGCAAGGATATTTCAGGTCTCACCCCGCACCCTCGGAACGCATCGCGCAAATCAAACGAATGATTGCGGAGGAAAACTGGACGAACCTGCCGGCGCAGCGGGCCCTTCCGCACCGATAACTCAGCGGCCAGCGCTGGCAACTGGCAGTTCGCAATTCCAGAAGGGTAAACATCGGCGCGCCGGTGCGCTAGTAAGATAGGCTAGTTACAAAAACGCTCGATAAAATGGGACGCATGGGATTTTGTCCATATTCTCGTGTTGAAATTTTCATCCTTTTCATTTCAATCACTTATGAAAATTCCATCTCGCCGTGGATCGGGTCCAAATGAAAACTTGTTCAAAATACGCACAGCGGGTAAAAATTGCACTTGCTCATCGCAACCGGCTAGTGCCGCCTCCGCTTTCAGGGTAAGATAGAGACGGCAGCGTGCCATGCAGTCAACTGAACCCCCCATCCCGCGCATCCTCATTGCCGACGACCAGGTTGACGTGCTCGAGTCTCTGCGCCTGCTGCTCAAAAGCGAAGGCTATCAGATCGCAAGTGTCACCTCGCCCTCCGCGGTGCTTGCGTCCGTCGAGCAGTCGGACTTCAACTGCGTCCTGATGGACCTCAACTATGCGCGAGACACCACTTCCGGCCAGGAAGGACTCGACCTGCTGGCGCGGCTGCAGGCATTGGACAGCTCTCTGCCGGTGGTGGTGATGACGGCGTGGGGAAGTGTGGAAGTCGCCGTGGAAGCCATGCGCCGCGGCGCACGCGACTTCATCCAGAAGCCGTGGGACAACGCGCGACTGCTGGCCATTGTGCGCAGCCAGGTGGAACTGAGCCGCGCCTTGCGTGAAGGGCTGCGGCTGGAGTCCGAGAATCGTCTGCTGCGGCAGCGTTCGGCCCCGATGATCATCGCCAACTCACCGGCCATGCGCGCGGTTCTGGACCTCGTTCACCGCGTCGCGCCGTCGGACGCAAGTGTTCTCATCACCGGCGAGCACGGTTCCGGAAAGGAAGTCGTGGCGCGCGCCCTGCACGAATTTTCCAACCGCCCTAAGGGTCCCTTGATCACGGTCAACGCAGGCGGCATTCCGGAAGGCGTCTTCGAGAGCGAGCTTTTCGGGCACGTCAAGGGCGCCTTTACAGATGCCAAAGCCGACCGTGTCGGTTATTTCGAGCTGGCCTCGGGCGGCACGCTTTTTCTGGATGAGATTGGCAATGTGCCGCTCAGCCAGCAGGCCAAGCTGTTGCGTGCCATCGAGACCCGTGAAGTGAGCCGGGTGGGATCATCGAAAACCTATCATGTGGATGTGCGCTTTCTTGCGGCGACGAATGCCGATTTGAAGGACGAGGCCCTCGCCGGGCGGTTCCGGGAAGACCTGCTCTTCCGCATCAATACCATTGAGGTCCGCGTGCCGCCGCTGCGTGACAGGCGCGAAGACATACTTCCGCTGGCCCACAGCTTTCTCGGGCAGTTTGCATCGCGCTATAGCAAGAGCATAACCGGCTTCGATTACGCAGCCGAGCAGTCGCTCAATTCCTACTCATGGCCTGGAAACGTGCGCGAACTGAGTCACGCTGTGGAGCGCGCCGTACTGCTGGCGCCGGATTCCATTATCCGCGCGGCAGACCTCGGCCTCACCCAATCATTGCGCGGCGAAGTCCGGCTGGAAGAAATGCCTTTGGAAGATGTCGAACGCTTGCTGATTCACAAGTCGCTCGAACGTTACCGCGGCAACGTCAGCCGCGCAGCAGAAGCTTTGGGTCTCAGCCGCAGCGCCCTCTACCGGCGAATGGAGAGGTTCGGAATCAAGGCGGCCACGAGCGAAGAGGAAACAGCTCCCCGGCGCGACTGAAGAAGCTCAGGCAAACAGGACTGAGCACGCGGCAACCTGTCAGGATGATTGCGGATGGGATCGTACGCACATCGCGGCGCACCGCTGCCACCAAACGAAGTTGGGTCCGCCGATTCAACCATGGCAAACGCGTTGGCCGGGCAACCGGGACCAAAGGCCCGGCCCTCGAATGTGACACGCCGGAATCACAGATTCGGCTTCGTGCAGCGCGTGTTGGGACTCGCACTGCTAGCCGCAGTTCCTGCCCTGGCCCTGGCGCTTGCGCTGCTCTGGACGGGAAATTTCAGCAGCCAATTGCAGTGGACCCTTACCGTGTTCATCGCGCTGTTTTGGCTGGTTGTCGCGCTGGTGTTGCGGCACCAGATGGAAATGCCCCTGCGGACGCTCTCCAACCTGATCTCAACTTTGCGG from Terriglobia bacterium harbors:
- a CDS encoding DUF2339 domain-containing protein, with protein sequence MVFVFFLLVMVLFLLFILWQRLDRSAKAWKSLADRVYALEQGARKLELFSSRLNAPEQRIHTDLPAGPAAVSAPQVSQPETIGIQSPLGSSAPFPAPHAKSEVPPLGEPAAPGVAGAAPYGNRILQQAQTSNVGSDSPGTARPRGASVAPALVVSQPPRSRVREWLKKAINYEEMIGGNLFTKLGIIFLVLGLSLFVATQWRHLGPGLRILIGYLASGLMLAAGMIFERREKWRIFARAGIGGGWALLYFVTYAMHHVVAPPLISSEAIDLVLMIMVAAGMISHTLKYRSQVVTGLALLLAFTTVTISQVSIYSLVAGALLAIVLVIIVWQLGWYELEIFGIVAAFLNHYLWLRPIIARVGAHHVFPEYTASCALLIFYWAIFNASYIARRIRERREETVSTVALLLNIGLFLGVMGYQSVDPPRTFLFFLSIGAAELALGQLKITRRRRTATALLTSAGAILLVAAFPSKFSGPHLSVLWLAEAEAFVLAGIFAREIIFRWLGLFALVLTAVQMLIGEAANVAASRWGDGPFRAEPRLAVLFGFAAVILYANAHWLTRRWGALIHDELEDWFFHSLSYPAGVLALATIWLASPRAWVSPLWALLALILLLASRRWSISELRTQAHSIAAIAYIHALFVNLPVAAPHDHWLRAVSVASTAAFLYAGSRWAATTEGARGLPSVYRAAASSLVAFLAWYELRPEYVGPAWIGFALLLMFLGRRESRRDLQAQAHILSAAGLMGLLTVNLGLGSFGHFNPVQLLTVGTSALALYLGCRWVESAGSTRFLRLPEAYSWSASILLALLAWRQLEAVAVAVAWTVLGLLLFEIGFARLSIPLRSQGYALFTAAFVRMLFSNLNAAGASGKLSPRLYTMVPVALAYFYVHRRLSDGPEDHLWRGRLKAYEYLCYLGVATVAILVRFELPEAWVAAAWAALAAGLLWIACITDKKLFLTQGLLMGLAAGYRAVLFNLYQHSYFGVSAWQSRPLSVSAAAALLLLALIFAFRLRSGKEADLRATRTWTGRVFSFLYRRPEQFFFLAPVALIAMVLSLDLPSHLVTFAWGLEAVAIIVFALAAGERSYRLTGLALLLLCIGKVVFVDLPRLWGTSYFYLTLIGLGSSLVLVSYLYTRYREKFRRYL
- a CDS encoding M48 family metalloprotease is translated as MKRWIALCLIILLAAGAVVLSQKQKGDAPVTPAGLLRWVADAEREFTRVPASVVRLTDEREIQIGDRLAAEYSARFGPKGPGDTIMAADVQKVGLRLSAYAHRKLPYRFHYVSDNDFINSFALPGGHVFIGRGLMLLMDSEDELAAVLGHEIEHIDHYHCAERAQTQEALGKIPLGGLIGIPIEVFEAGYSKDQELEADREGTRLAVRAGYSPLGAIRMFETFDGLEHAPAGRPQSPQQELSRVAEQTLQGYFRSHPAPSERIAQIKRMIAEENWTNLPAQRALPHR
- a CDS encoding sigma-54 dependent transcriptional regulator — encoded protein: MQSTEPPIPRILIADDQVDVLESLRLLLKSEGYQIASVTSPSAVLASVEQSDFNCVLMDLNYARDTTSGQEGLDLLARLQALDSSLPVVVMTAWGSVEVAVEAMRRGARDFIQKPWDNARLLAIVRSQVELSRALREGLRLESENRLLRQRSAPMIIANSPAMRAVLDLVHRVAPSDASVLITGEHGSGKEVVARALHEFSNRPKGPLITVNAGGIPEGVFESELFGHVKGAFTDAKADRVGYFELASGGTLFLDEIGNVPLSQQAKLLRAIETREVSRVGSSKTYHVDVRFLAATNADLKDEALAGRFREDLLFRINTIEVRVPPLRDRREDILPLAHSFLGQFASRYSKSITGFDYAAEQSLNSYSWPGNVRELSHAVERAVLLAPDSIIRAADLGLTQSLRGEVRLEEMPLEDVERLLIHKSLERYRGNVSRAAEALGLSRSALYRRMERFGIKAATSEEETAPRRD